The Triticum aestivum cultivar Chinese Spring chromosome 7B, IWGSC CS RefSeq v2.1, whole genome shotgun sequence genome window below encodes:
- the LOC123158813 gene encoding uncharacterized protein, producing the protein MEGSGLNFLLDAVDRFPLREEFANNIEQPDPVPMAFLPNNEAGLAVHEDSNAGSGCAKQLGGDGTGREGVSVHRRRDASPTRSAQSTDRVILEAPRWTKRPTPKPSHSCAVNFQL; encoded by the exons ATGGAGGGTTCTGGGCTGAATTTCCTGCTCGACGCCGTTGACAG GTTCCCATTGCGAGAGGAGTTCGCCAACAACATCGAGCAGCCAGATCCGGTTCCTATGGCCTTCTTGCCCAACAACGAAGCTGGTCTTGCCGTTCATGAAGACTCGAATGCTGGGTCTGGGTGCGCTAAGCAGCTTGGCGGCGATGGGACTGGCAGAGAAGGAGTTAGTGTCCACCGGCGTCGGGATGCATCTCCGACGAGGTCGGCGCAGTCGACCGACCGAGTCATTCTGGAGGCACCTAGATGGACGAAAAGGCCTACACCCAAACCCTCCCATTCTTGTGCTGTAAATTTTCAACTGTGA